The Haladaptatus cibarius D43 genome window below encodes:
- a CDS encoding DUF7331 family protein has translation MSDRQPNTIEPNTIEYSEYEDEYGIVAMFYDPDNQRAWIRASTTVPVKR, from the coding sequence ATGAGCGACCGACAACCAAACACCATCGAACCGAACACCATCGAGTATAGCGAATACGAAGACGAGTACGGAATCGTCGCGATGTTCTACGACCCCGATAACCAACGGGCGTGGATTCGCGCCAGTACGACCGTGCCAGTAAAACGGTGA
- a CDS encoding DUF7576 family protein: protein MNDQRIAGNGPEIPGDESVCTNCGDTIEIESWHPVLAETDATGSFHLYPFCSPHCRDLWNRTRPTDTRE from the coding sequence ATGAACGACCAGCGTATAGCGGGAAACGGCCCGGAAATCCCCGGCGACGAATCCGTCTGTACGAACTGCGGTGACACCATCGAAATCGAATCGTGGCATCCGGTGCTCGCCGAGACGGACGCCACAGGTTCGTTCCACCTGTATCCGTTTTGTAGTCCTCACTGTCGAGATCTGTGGAATCGTACCCGACCAACAGACACCCGAGAATGA